In one Bacillus thuringiensis genomic region, the following are encoded:
- a CDS encoding protein phosphatase 2C domain-containing protein codes for MCKGIHLARERMIAVNTFKWMSHEQMYVDEIHVEKCGPLSVGVYGGNQESDAYERGDAVLAWWDPELQFEFVMIFDTHHKTKNIDYIIEAISERKEKLKELFSYPIHLAFHHTHMYLLALFTDELFIKKCDQDDEELACLICLRKGEFLYWLSVGDCFAYLFHSEKTKNGKGRLNKRKNYEYIGRKNIFAANTPCFTSGVRGLEKGMNHIVMATDGILECDKRKFDDDQSLVEVLHDGNSLQIEPVLTNVLQWKGRDCATIIGWSIDTDNKQCAN; via the coding sequence ATGTGTAAAGGTATACATTTAGCAAGAGAGAGGATGATAGCTGTGAATACATTCAAATGGATGAGTCATGAACAGATGTATGTAGATGAAATACATGTTGAAAAATGTGGTCCTCTTTCAGTCGGCGTATATGGGGGAAATCAAGAAAGTGATGCATATGAACGAGGAGATGCGGTGCTTGCTTGGTGGGATCCTGAATTACAATTTGAATTTGTTATGATTTTTGATACACACCACAAAACAAAAAATATTGATTATATAATAGAAGCGATTTCAGAAAGAAAAGAGAAATTAAAAGAGTTATTTTCCTATCCAATACATTTAGCTTTTCATCATACACATATGTACTTATTAGCGTTATTTACAGATGAGTTATTTATTAAAAAGTGTGATCAAGATGATGAGGAACTCGCTTGCTTAATTTGTTTACGAAAAGGCGAATTTTTATATTGGTTATCAGTTGGTGATTGTTTCGCGTATTTATTCCATTCTGAGAAAACAAAAAATGGAAAAGGACGATTAAATAAACGGAAAAATTACGAATATATTGGCAGGAAAAATATTTTTGCAGCAAATACACCTTGCTTTACGTCAGGTGTAAGAGGATTAGAAAAAGGAATGAATCACATTGTAATGGCAACAGATGGCATTTTAGAGTGTGACAAACGAAAGTTTGATGATGATCAATCTTTAGTAGAAGTATTACATGACGGGAATAGCTTACAGATTGAGCCAGTATTAACAAATGTACTGCAGTGGAAAGGTAGAGATTGTGCCACGATTATTGGATGGTCTATTGATACTGATAATAAACAATGTGCTAATTAA